Below is a genomic region from Persicimonas caeni.
TTTGCACCGTACGTGCCCAACGGCTTCTTCGCAAAAGCGCTCGAAGCCGCCGCCCAGAAGACGCCTTCGCCGCTGGTCCGGTTCCGGCTGCTGCGCGCCGCCGAGGGCGCACGACTCGACAGCCGTGACTTCACCCACGGCAAAGACGGCATGAACGGCCCGATGGGCAAACAGGGCTGCGTGACCGACTGGACGCTCGTGGGACCCTTCGACAACCCGTCGATGGAAGCGTTTCACGTGAAACTCGGCCCCGAAGAGGGCGCCTCCGGCCCGTATGCGGGCAAGATGACCGAGGTCGATTGGCGCGCCAACCCCGATTACGACCGGCTGTGCCAATTTGATCTCGACTACACCGTCGAGCCCAACACCGCCGCGGTGGTCTATCTGGCCAGCGAAATCGACGCCAAGCGCGCCGGCGAGGCGAGGCTCTTGTTGGGTGCCGACGGGGCGTTCAAGGTGTGGCTCAACGGCAAGCCCGTGGCCTATCGCGGCGAAGATCTGGGGCTGGGCATCGACGGCGAGGCCTGGAAGATCGACCTCGAGAAGGGCAAGAACCAGCTTCTGGTCAAGCTCGGCTCGACCGGCGACGGCAGCCTCGGGCTGACCGCCCGTGTGGTCGACCCGCAGCTTCGACCGATCGACGACCTCGCTTCTGCGGGGACGTGGAACGCGGGGAAGGTCGAAAAGGTCGAGAAGGACAAGCTGAAGCCGACCGGGCAGGGCATCGCGGCTCGAGCCGCTAAGCAAGCCGCCAAGGTGAGTAAGCGGGTCAGAGCGAGTGAGATGGCCGACGCCGTGTGGGCTGCGTGGCTGTGGAGCCAGGTCGAGCCCCTCGACGCGGCCACCCCGTGGCGAAGCACCGGCGACAAAATCGTCGCCGCGGCGAAAAAGAAAGCCGGCGCGGTTCCGGCACGCGAACTCGCCATGGCCGCCGAGCTCTTCGAAGAGCACTGGAAGAAGCTCGACCTGCTGCAGCGCGCCCATAAGCTCGCCCCGTCCGACCCATGGATCGCCGCGCGCTTGGCCGCCGAGTACGGCGCGAGCATCGCCACGGCGACGCAACTCAAGGAGCGCGAGGTCCTCGACGAGTTGCGCGCCCAGCACCCCGGCTTTTTGGCGGCCTACGCCTCGCTGGCCGACTGGTACGCCAACCGCGGCTTCGCCGAAAAGGCGCTGCGCGTGCTCGAGGCCTACAATGCCGACGACCGCATGAAGGTGTCGGCGTACGTGGGGCGTCTGGCCTATCTGACCTACCAAGTGGGCAAGCGCGAGCAGGCCGAGAAGCTGTACCGCAAGATGGAGAAGCTGTCGGCGTTTAACACCTCCTACGCCTGGAAGCGCGCCGGCGACCTCATCGCCAAAGGCGAGCACGACGAGGCGCTCGCGATTATCCGCGACCAGCGCGAATTCGCGCCCCATTCGCTGCGCTGGGGCATCCGTGAGGCCGAGACGCTGCGCGCCAAGGGTGACACAAAGGCCGCGCTCGCCGAGCTCGACGAGCTTCTGGCCGAGCGCCCGGGCAACACCGGCCTGTACCGCCGCAAAGCCGAGATGCTCGTCGCGCTCGACAGGACCGACGAGGCCGTGGCGGTCGTCGACCAGGCGATCGCCCAGAAGCCGCAGGACGCCCAGCTTCGCCAGTTCAAGCGCTTCCTCGAGCCGAACGCGAACCGCTTTTACGAGCCGTGGATGGTCGAGGATATCCAGAAGATCGCCAAAAAGGCGCCCGCCGGCTCGTTCAACTACGACACCATCGTCGACCAGAAGCTCGTGCGCGTGGCCCCCAACGGGTTGGCCACCGAGGTGATCCAGCGCGCTGATCGCGTCATCACCAGCGAGGGCATCGACTCGGCCAAGTTCCACCGGGTGAGCTACCAGACCGGCGACGAGCAGGTCGAGGTGCTCTCGGTCAAGGTGCATAAGGCCGACGGCACCGTCTCCGAGGACTACGACCAGTGGCACTCGGGCGGCTCGCGCAAAGGCTCGACGACCTACAACGACGGCGCCTACGTCAACCTGCGCGCCAACAACGTCGAGGTGGGCGATATCGTCGAGTTCCGCTATCGCGTCAGCCAGATCGCCAACGAAAACTTCCGCGGCGACTATTTCGGCGACGTCACCTACATCAACAGCACCAAGCCGATCGCGTTTGCGCGCTACGCGGTGCATTACCCAAGGAGCTGGGACCTGTATTTCCGCGCGCCCAAGGCCGAGCACAAGAAGCTCGAAGACGCGCTGCCGGGCGACGCCAAGCTCGAGAAGAACTATCGGGTGACCGCTTTCGAGATGAGCGATATCGAGGACGTCGAGACCGACCCCGGCCAGCCCGGCTACACCGATGTTTACGACTACGTGTTGGTCTCGAATAAGAAGACCTACGATGAGGTCGGCAACTGGTGGTGGAACCTCATCAAAGAGCAGCTCATCGTCGACGAGACGATTCGCAACAAGGTCGCCGAGCTGACCGAGGGCCTGAAGACCGAGGAACAGAAGGTCGAGGCGATCCACAACTACGTGGTCAAGAATACCCGCTACCTGCACGTCGGTCTGGGGATCCACGGCTGGAAGCCCTACCGGACGACGACCTGCTTCCGGAACCGCTACGGCGACTGCAAGGACAAAGCAGCGCTGCTCAAGGTGATGCTCGACGAGGCGGGCGTGCCCGCCAAGATGGTGCTGGTGCGCACCCGCAAGCTTGGCACCGTCGAGAAGTTCCCGGCCTCCATGCATATCTTCAACCACGCCATCACCTACGTGCCGAGCATGGATCTGTATCTGGACGGCACGGCCGAATATAACGGCACCACCGAGCTGACCCCGATGGACCAGGGCGCCCAGGCGCTCATCGTCGACGACGGCGGCGCGGCCAAGATGGTCACGCTGCCCATCGACGAGCCCACCGACAACCTGCTCCGCCGGGAGATGACCGTCGACCTGACTGGCGACTCGCCGCTGACCGAGGGGCGCCTGGTCGCCCGCGGCCAAAACGCGGTGTACTACCGCCGCTCGCTCGAAGATCCGGAGCGGCGCGACGAGGTCTTCGAGAAGCAATTGGCCGGGGTTTACCCGGGCGCCGAACTCATCAGCGCCACGTACAAGAACCTGGGCGACCTCGAGAAACCGGTCGAAATCTCCTTCAAGTTCAAGGGCGGGCGCCTCGAGCGCTCGAACCACGGCAGAGAGTTCATCTTCCCGTACGGAGCGCCCAAAGATCTGCTGTCGGCCTACGCCAAGCAGGCCTCGCGCACCCAGGATTTGACGATTCGCCTGCCGTTCGAAAACCACACCACGATGCGCTACCGCCTGCCGGCCACCGAGAGCTTCGAGCAGGTCCCCCGAGACACCAAAGTCGAGAGCAAGTTCGGCACGGTCACCATCGACTTCGACAAGAAGTCCGACCACCTGTCGGTCGACATTCGCTACAACATCGCTGTCCAGCGGATCAAAGCCGAGGATTACCCGAAGTTCCGACAGTTCGTGTCCGAGATGACCGCGGCGCTCAACGAGACGATTGGCATTGGTAAAGAGCAATGAAATACACATCACGCATTAGCTTCACCCTCGCTGCAGCCCTATTCGCCGCGAGTTGCACATCCGGCCCGCAGACGCGGACTGACCGCTACGACTTCCCGGCTGAGACCCGCGCGAGCCGCACGCTCGACACCTGGTTTGCCAATAACGGCGACGGGGTCGACTACAGCGCGCCCGTCGACAAAAAGGCGCCCATCGAGCAGGTCTTCGCGCTCGCGGAGGTCGCCCATTGGGATGGAGACGTCGAGCGCGCCGGCGAGTTGTACTTGCGCATGCTCCAGCGCGAGCCGGCCCACCCGCTCAATCGCTTTGCGGCGGCGCGCCTCTATGCGCTTCGCGACGAGCTAGTCGACTTCCACGACCGTCTCGAGCCGGTGCTGGCCGAGATTCAATTCGGCGACGTCGAGCCGATGGCGGCGGTCTATCTGTCGCTCATCGGCCAGCAGGTGAGCTGGAACGGCTGGAAGAAGTCCGATACTGAGGAGCCCTTTTCGGGCGACGCGCTCGGCTTTCCGTCGCGTTGGATGACCACGCCGGTGCTGTCGCACTGGAGACTGCTCGATTTCGACCGCAAATTCGGCGTCGAGGACGAGTCGGCCTTCCAGCACAAGTACCTATCGCCTTACGTCGCCGAGGACGTGCCCGCCAATTACGAGACGGTGCGCCCCTTTGTGGCTAACGGCATCAACCTGTCGCCGAGCTTTGACCGCTCCGGGGTCCACTATATGGAGACCTTCGCGACGGTGGAGCCGCCCGGTCCAGGTGACAAACAGGGCGAAGACAAGCGTAGCTACCTGCTCTACACGAGCTTTTCGGGCGCGGCCAAAGTTTGGATCGACGGCGAGCTGGTCATCGAGCGTGAAGAGGGCGAGTACGGAACGAGCAAGCGCCTTCGCCGCATCGAGCTCAGCCCCGGCGAGCACCGCATTCTGGTCAAGCTCGCCTACCAGCGCGGCTACCGCGATTGGTTCGACTTCGCGCTGCTCGAAGACGACGCTACGGCGCTGTCCGGTAGCGGCGTCACCTTCCGCGAGATGCCCCAAGAAGGCGCGTCGCAAGGCACGGTCACGCTCGCTTCGGACCAAAAGCTCCCCTCGGAGCTCGAGCCGCTGATGGTCGCCCCCGAGGACGTCGAGGACGCCAGCGATACCGAGCTCTTTTTGACGGCCAGCGCCAGCTACATGGACCTCGAGCCGACGTATTTTGACGCCGCCTTCAAGGAGCTGATGCGTCGACACAAGGACTTCGCGCCCGGCTACGTACTGCGCTCGAAGCAGACGCAGACCTTGTGGGAAGTGCCGTCGCGCATCCGCGATTCGCGCACGCTTTCCGATATCCGCCGCGCCCACCGCCTCGACCCCGACAGCATCGACAACTCGGTGCGTCTCATCGAGTGGCTGCGCTCCCAGGGCACCAATGAGCGCGAGCTTCGCGAGTTGCTCGAGGCGACGCGTGACGCCGCGGTCACCGAAGATGGTGAGCTTCGCAACGTCGAGCCGCTCATCGAGTGGGCCGATTGGCTCAGCGACCAGGGCTATGCGGAGTCGGCCGAGAAGGCGTGGAAGGCAGTGCTCGACGTCGCCCCCGCGAATTGCAAGGCCGCCGGTGAGCTGCAGCAGCTCTACTACCATCGCAGTTACTTTCCGCCGCTCGACGGCCTGATCGCCGAGCCCGAGAAGTGCCCGTCGCTCGCCGAGACGCTCGCATTCGAGCGAAACGACATGCCCGACGAGCGCTTGGCGGTCTATCGCAAGCGCGCCAAGCGCTATCCGTACAATAGCTCGGCGCAGATCAACTACGCCGACGAGCTCATCGCGCAGGGGCGTGCCGGCGAGGCCAAGAAGGTCTTGCTCGCCGGCAAAGAGCGCATGCCGTGGGCGCTCAACGTGTGGAACAAGCTCGCCAACCAGACCTTGGCCGAGGAAGGCAAGGACGCGGCGGTTGCCGTGATTCAGGAGGCGATCGACCACAACGGGAGCTCCGGCTGGCTGCAGTGGCGCATGTCGATCCTCGAGAACGATATCCCGCTCGAGAGCCTGATGCCCGACGGCCTGGAAGCTGCGCGCGTCGAGGTCGAGCGCGCCAAAGAGCAGGGCGAGGGGTATGCGAGTGACGAGGCGTACTACGTGGTCGACTTCGCGGCGCGCAAATACTTCGACGACGGCTCCTCGGTCACGCTCACCCATAACTTGGTGCGCGTGCTGACCAAGAACGCCATCGACCGCTTCGGCGAGTTCGACGCGCCCAACGATGCACGCCTGGTCCTCGCACGCACCGTCAAAGCCGACGGCTCGACGCGCGTGCCGCAGGAGACGACGGGCAAAGACACGCTCAGCATGCCGGGCCTAGCACCCGGCGACTTTGTCGAGACGGCCTATGTGCAGTACTCGCCGCCCGAGTCGCTGTCGAAGACGGCGCGCGACGGCATGCGCTTCTTCTTCAAGATGGCGAACATCTCGAGCTTGCACAGCGAGTACGTCATCTTGGGGACCGACGGCGAATTCTTGCGCGAGAACGGCGCGCCCGAGGCCGAGAAGATCAAGACGGAAGAAGGCGAGGGCGTGCGCTTTGTGCGCACCGACAGCCCGCGTCCGCGCTCCGAGCCTTCGACGGTGTCGTGGGACGAGTATCTTCCGTGGGTCCAGTTGTTCCGCAAAGGCACGACCGTGGGCGAATTCGAGGCATCGCGCCGCGCCTACGTCGATACGATCCGCGACAGCATGAAGATCAGCCGCGGGCTCGACGCCCAGATCGCCAAGTGGCGTAAAGGGCTCGAGCCGGGCAGCGATGAAGAGGTCAAAGAGCTCTTCTACCGCGTCTCGAAGTGGTTCCCCGACCCGTCTTTGACAGATTTTGGCAAAGATGCCAGCCACGCGCTGGCCGAGCGCGACGGCAGTCCGCTGCTGGTGCTCAAGGCCGCCTACGACAAAGCCGGCATCCCGGCGCACATCTACATGGCCAAGAGCAGATTCGCCCACCCGAAGGAGTTCCCCACCGGCGAGATGGGCAAGTACCGCTCGCCGCTGCTCGAAGTGCAGATGCCCGACGGCAAGAGCGCGTGGCTGTCGCCCTCGGGCCCGGACGCGATGTTCGGCGCCATCGGCCTGTCGGTGCTCGGTCAGCCGGCGGTGTGCATCACCTGTGAGGAGCCGACGAAGAAGACGGTCCCCGCCGACGGCCACCGCGATCCTACGCGCACCGTCGACGTGTCGGCCGAGTTGACCGAAAACGGCACACTCAGCGGCACCGCTACGATGACCTACGAGGGCATCCG
It encodes:
- a CDS encoding DUF3857 domain-containing protein; amino-acid sequence: MHLKPNRVKLLLTAIAAASLLSASPAWAQQQDDRSAQAEVEALLGEVANEARPAVAMGKVRALERFAPYVPNGFFAKALEAAAQKTPSPLVRFRLLRAAEGARLDSRDFTHGKDGMNGPMGKQGCVTDWTLVGPFDNPSMEAFHVKLGPEEGASGPYAGKMTEVDWRANPDYDRLCQFDLDYTVEPNTAAVVYLASEIDAKRAGEARLLLGADGAFKVWLNGKPVAYRGEDLGLGIDGEAWKIDLEKGKNQLLVKLGSTGDGSLGLTARVVDPQLRPIDDLASAGTWNAGKVEKVEKDKLKPTGQGIAARAAKQAAKVSKRVRASEMADAVWAAWLWSQVEPLDAATPWRSTGDKIVAAAKKKAGAVPARELAMAAELFEEHWKKLDLLQRAHKLAPSDPWIAARLAAEYGASIATATQLKEREVLDELRAQHPGFLAAYASLADWYANRGFAEKALRVLEAYNADDRMKVSAYVGRLAYLTYQVGKREQAEKLYRKMEKLSAFNTSYAWKRAGDLIAKGEHDEALAIIRDQREFAPHSLRWGIREAETLRAKGDTKAALAELDELLAERPGNTGLYRRKAEMLVALDRTDEAVAVVDQAIAQKPQDAQLRQFKRFLEPNANRFYEPWMVEDIQKIAKKAPAGSFNYDTIVDQKLVRVAPNGLATEVIQRADRVITSEGIDSAKFHRVSYQTGDEQVEVLSVKVHKADGTVSEDYDQWHSGGSRKGSTTYNDGAYVNLRANNVEVGDIVEFRYRVSQIANENFRGDYFGDVTYINSTKPIAFARYAVHYPRSWDLYFRAPKAEHKKLEDALPGDAKLEKNYRVTAFEMSDIEDVETDPGQPGYTDVYDYVLVSNKKTYDEVGNWWWNLIKEQLIVDETIRNKVAELTEGLKTEEQKVEAIHNYVVKNTRYLHVGLGIHGWKPYRTTTCFRNRYGDCKDKAALLKVMLDEAGVPAKMVLVRTRKLGTVEKFPASMHIFNHAITYVPSMDLYLDGTAEYNGTTELTPMDQGAQALIVDDGGAAKMVTLPIDEPTDNLLRREMTVDLTGDSPLTEGRLVARGQNAVYYRRSLEDPERRDEVFEKQLAGVYPGAELISATYKNLGDLEKPVEISFKFKGGRLERSNHGREFIFPYGAPKDLLSAYAKQASRTQDLTIRLPFENHTTMRYRLPATESFEQVPRDTKVESKFGTVTIDFDKKSDHLSVDIRYNIAVQRIKAEDYPKFRQFVSEMTAALNETIGIGKEQ
- a CDS encoding DUF3858 domain-containing protein; this translates as MKYTSRISFTLAAALFAASCTSGPQTRTDRYDFPAETRASRTLDTWFANNGDGVDYSAPVDKKAPIEQVFALAEVAHWDGDVERAGELYLRMLQREPAHPLNRFAAARLYALRDELVDFHDRLEPVLAEIQFGDVEPMAAVYLSLIGQQVSWNGWKKSDTEEPFSGDALGFPSRWMTTPVLSHWRLLDFDRKFGVEDESAFQHKYLSPYVAEDVPANYETVRPFVANGINLSPSFDRSGVHYMETFATVEPPGPGDKQGEDKRSYLLYTSFSGAAKVWIDGELVIEREEGEYGTSKRLRRIELSPGEHRILVKLAYQRGYRDWFDFALLEDDATALSGSGVTFREMPQEGASQGTVTLASDQKLPSELEPLMVAPEDVEDASDTELFLTASASYMDLEPTYFDAAFKELMRRHKDFAPGYVLRSKQTQTLWEVPSRIRDSRTLSDIRRAHRLDPDSIDNSVRLIEWLRSQGTNERELRELLEATRDAAVTEDGELRNVEPLIEWADWLSDQGYAESAEKAWKAVLDVAPANCKAAGELQQLYYHRSYFPPLDGLIAEPEKCPSLAETLAFERNDMPDERLAVYRKRAKRYPYNSSAQINYADELIAQGRAGEAKKVLLAGKERMPWALNVWNKLANQTLAEEGKDAAVAVIQEAIDHNGSSGWLQWRMSILENDIPLESLMPDGLEAARVEVERAKEQGEGYASDEAYYVVDFAARKYFDDGSSVTLTHNLVRVLTKNAIDRFGEFDAPNDARLVLARTVKADGSTRVPQETTGKDTLSMPGLAPGDFVETAYVQYSPPESLSKTARDGMRFFFKMANISSLHSEYVILGTDGEFLRENGAPEAEKIKTEEGEGVRFVRTDSPRPRSEPSTVSWDEYLPWVQLFRKGTTVGEFEASRRAYVDTIRDSMKISRGLDAQIAKWRKGLEPGSDEEVKELFYRVSKWFPDPSLTDFGKDASHALAERDGSPLLVLKAAYDKAGIPAHIYMAKSRFAHPKEFPTGEMGKYRSPLLEVQMPDGKSAWLSPSGPDAMFGAIGLSVLGQPAVCITCEEPTKKTVPADGHRDPTRTVDVSAELTENGTLSGTATMTYEGIRAFVIRSSLRSRADESARRKYVDLMLSNQVPGASLASFEIEGEKTPDKPLVISAKFERPFFAREVKPGVMKVETALFREPVAQAYAELSTRTTPMMVRYQRDHDYSFHVKLPEGWRAKLRSQTGEWTLDSKWGKFSRSAGLTAGQLGITSSIDMPIQRVQPDEYKKFQQWAVGVERSSLLFLTLEKQN